From Diospyros lotus cultivar Yz01 chromosome 4, ASM1463336v1, whole genome shotgun sequence, a single genomic window includes:
- the LOC127799465 gene encoding mediator of RNA polymerase II transcription subunit 33A isoform X3, whose product MELLRRHALTLKSQTDVPNYPKIMNLIDNVLHFSQIFGLLGSEPGIVVVEYIFSTVWQLLDASLDDEGLLELAPEKKSKWITKSQDMEVDSDENYDEKRIQYQERLQNINTLTAIELIGQFLQNKVTSRILYLARQNMSAQWVDFVQRMQLLIENSSALKNSKIITADALLQLTSDTRKILSRECKASFAQDFHEIMASGSLVSSSGLCHGVSRSALWLPLDLALEDAMDGSQVNATSAVEIITGLLKALKSFNGTTWHESFLGLWMAALRFVQRERDPIEGPVPRLDTRLCMLLTITTLVVADLIEEEESMQTDAIENIDNSQCEGRQVLGKRRVDLISSLQSLGNYKSLLTPPPAVISAANQAALKAMMFVSGINISSAYFDCISMKDMPMNCSGNMHHLIVESCIARNLLDTSAYFWPGYVNGLINQIPQTLPVQVSSWSSFMKGTPLTSTLINALVSVPASSLAELEKVFEIAVKGSDDDKIAAATILCGASLVRGWRIQDHAVHFITRLLSPPVPADYSGNESHLIGYAPMLNILLVGIAPVDCVQIFSLHGLVPQLAASLMAICEVFGSCVPNVSWTLPAGEEISAHAVFSNAFALLLKLWQFNHPPLEYAVGDVPPVGSLLTPEYLLLVRNSHLVSSGNIHSNQYRRRLSAVASSSSPKPIFVDSFPKLRVWYRQHQACIASPLSGLVHGTVHQIVDGLLSMMFRKINRASPSLNSITSGSSSSSGPGIEDASVRPKLPAWDVLEAVPFVVDAALTSCAHGRLSPRELCTGLKDLADFLPASLATIVSYFSAEVTRGVWKPVLMNGTDWPSPAANLSTVEEQIKKILAATGVDVPSLVAGRSCPATLPLPLAAFVSLTITYKLDKVSQRFLDLAGPALESLAAGCPWPCMPIVASLWTQKVKRWKDFLEFSASRTIFQHNNDSVVQLIKSCFAATLGLNVSPLSSNGGVGALLGHGFGSHFYGGISPVAPGILYLRVYRSIRDIMFLREEIISILMRSVRDIARSALPRERLEKAKKAKNSMGSGQLSLATAMTRVKLAASLGASLIWLSGGLALVQSLIKETLPSWFISVHRSEQEEGSGGAVAMLEGYALAYFAVLCGTFAWGVDSSSSSSKWRPIILGFHMEFLASALDGKISLGCSWATWRAYLSGFLSLMVACTPTWVLEVDVQVLKRLSNGLRQWDEEELAIALLGVGGVGTMGVAAGLIIETEI is encoded by the exons ATGGAACTCCTTAGAAGACATGCTTTGACACTAAAATCTCAAACAGATGTGCCAAATTACCCGAA GATCATGAATCTGATAGACAATGTTCTTCACTTCTCCCAGATTTTTGGTCTGCTAGGAAGTGAACCTGGCATTGTTGTGGTTGAATATATCTTTTCAACTGTCTGGCAGCTGCTTGATGCATCATTAGATGATGAAGGGTTGCTGGAGCTGGCTccagaaaagaaatcaaaatggaTAACAAAATCTCAAGATATGGAAGTAGACAGTGACGAGAATTATGATGAGAAGAGGATTCAATATCAAGAAAGATTGCAGAACATAAATACTTTGACAGCCATAGAGTTGATCGGGCAATTTCTGCAAAATAAAGTAACTTCCAGGATTCTTTACTTGGCACGCCAAAACAT GTCCGCACAATGGGTAGATTTTGTCCAGCGAATGCAGCTGCTTATAGAAAATTCATCAGCATTaaagaattcaaaaattataactGCAGATGCTCTTCTGCAGCTGACATCAGATACTCGCAAAATTCTGTCTCGGGAATGCAAAGCAAGTTTTGCCCAAGATTTCCACGAGATTATGGCATCTGGATCCCTAGTTTCTTCTTCTGGTCTTTGTCATGGAGTTAGTCGTTCTGCACTTTGGCTTCCTCTTGATCTGGCGCTAGAAGATGCAATGGATGGTTCACAGGTTAATGCGACAAGTGCAGTTGAAATAATAACTG GTCTGCTCAAGGCTCTTAAATCATTTAATGGAACCACTTGGCATGAAAGCTTTTTAGGTCTTTGGATGGCAGCTCTTCGTTTCGTTCAGAGG GAGAGAGATCCAATTGAGGGCCCTGTACCTCGGCTAGATACTCGCTTGTGCATGCTGTTGACAATCACAACTCTTGTGGTTGCTGATCTAATTGAGGAAGAGGAGAGTATGCAAACTGATGCCATCGAAAACATAGACAACAGTCAGTGTGAAGGAAGGCAGGTTCTTGGAAAGCGTCGTGTGGATTTGATATCCAGCTTACAGAGTCTGGGCAACTATAAGAGCTTGCTGACTCCACCTCCAGCAGTTATTTCTGCTGCCAACCAGGCTGCTCTGAAAGCAATGATGTTTGTTTCAGGAATCAATATTAGCAGTGCATATTTTGACTGCATTAGCATGAAAGACATGCCCATGAACTGTT CTGGGAACATGCATCATTTGATAGTAGAGAGTTGTATAGCCAGAAACCTGCTAGACACGTCAGCATATTTCTGGCCTGGCTATGTGAATGGGCTCATCAATCAAATCCCTCAGACTTTACCTGTTCAAGTGTCCAGTTGGTCATCCTTCATGAAGGGAACCCCACTTACTTCAACTCTGATAAATGCCTTAGTCTCAGTTCCTGCTTCAAG CTTAGCAGAGCTCGAAAAAGTATTTGAGATTGCGGTCAAAGGATCAGATGATGACAAGATTGCTGCTGCCACTATTCTCTGTGGGGCCTCTCTGGTACGGGGTTGGAGGATACAG GATCACGCTGTCCATTTTATAACTAGATTACTCTCTCCACCAGTTCCTGCTGATTATTCTGGGAATGAGAGCCATTTGATAGGCTATGCTCCAATGCTCAATATCCTCCTCGTTGGTATAGCACCGGTTGACTGTGTTCAGATATTCTCACTACATGGCTTG GTTCCACAACTTGCAGCTTCATTGATGGCAATCTGTGAGGTATTTGGCTCATGTGTGCCTAATGTCTCATGGACTCTTCCAGCAGGAGAAGAGATTTCTGCTCATGCTGTGTTTTCGAATGCATTTGCACTTCTTCTAAAGCTATGGCAGTTTAACCATCCGCCTCTTGAGTATGCAGTGGGTGATGTACCCCCAGTAGGTTCCTTACTAACTCCCGAATACCTTCTACTGGTAAGAAATTCCCACCTAGTTTCTTCTGGAAACATCCACAGCAATCAATATAGGAGGAGACTCTCAGCTGTTGCAAGTTCATCCTCTCCAAAGCCTATATTTGTGGACTCATTTCCAAAGCTAAGAGTATGGTATCGACAACATCAAGCTTGTATAGCTTCCCCGCTCTCTGGTCTTGTTCATGGAACTGTTCATCAGATTGTTGATGGGCTTCTTAGCATGATGTTCAGAAAGATTAACAGAGCCAGCCCGTCTCTGAATTCTATAACATCAGGAAGTAGTAGCTCATCTGGGCCTGGCATTGAAGATGCGTCTGTGAGGCCTAAATTACCAGCGTGGGATGTCCTTGAAGCTGTTCCTTTCGTGGTTGATGCTGCTCTAACATCATGCGCCCATGGAAGACTGTCTCCTCGTGAACTATGTACAG GGCTTAAAGATTTGGCTGATTTTCTCCCGGCATCTCTGGCAACCATCGTAAGTTATTTCTCTGCAGAAGTTACTCGAGGCGTCTGGAAACCAGTTCTTATGAATGGAACGGATTGGCCGAGCCCTGCTGCAAACCTGTCTACTGTTGAGGAACAGATCAAGAAAATCCTAGCTGCCACTGGCGTAGATGTTCCAAGCCTTGTTGCAG GAAGAAGCTGTCCAGCCACACTTCCACTGCCTTTGGCAGCCTTTGTAAGCCTTACTATAACCTATAAGCTTGACAAAGTGTCGCAGCGTTTTCTTGATCTGGCCGGCCCAGCCTTGGAGTCTCTTGCTGCAGGTTGTCCTTGGCCATGCATGCCAATCGTGGCTTCCTTGTGGACCCAAAAGGTGAAGCGCTGGAAGGATTTCCTTGAATTTTCTGCCTCTCGCACCATATTCCAGCACAACAACGATTCAGTGGTTCAGCTTATCAAGAGCTGCTTTGCTGCGACACTCGGCCTGAACGTGAGTCCTTTATCAAGCAATGGGGGTGTTGGGGCACTTCTTGGCCATGGATTTGGCTCCCATTTCTATGGCGGGATATCTCCTGTTGCGCCAGGGATATTGTATCTTCGAGTTTACAGATCCATCAGGGACATAATGTTCTTAAGGGAAGAGATCATTTCTATCTTGATGCGATCTGTGAGAGATATAGCACGCAGTGCACTGCCGAGGGAGAGATTGGAAAAGGCCAAGAAAGCTAAAAATTCAATGGGATCTGGACAACTTTCACTTGCTACAGCAATGACTCGGGTGAAGCTTGCTGCTTCACTCGGGGCATCTTTGATATGGTTATCCGGTGGCTTGGCACTTGTTCAGTCACTGATAAAAGAAACACTGCCTTCTTGGTTTATATCTGTTCACAGGTCTGAGCAGGAAGAAGGTTCAGGTGGGGCCGTCGCAATGCTCGAGGGCTATGCGCTAGCATACTTCGCTGTGCTCTGTGGAACTTTTGCCTGGGGTGTGGACTCATCCTCTTCATCATCCAAGTGGCGCCCAATAATCCTTGGGTTCCATATGGAATTTCTTGCTAGTGCACTTGACGGGAAGATTTCACTCGGCTGTAGCTGGGCCACTTGGCGCGCCTATCTGTCCGGTTTTCTAAGCCTAATGGTAGCTTGCACACCTACTTGGGTATTGGAAGTCGACGTCCAAGTGCTAAAGAGGCTGAGTAATGGGCTGAGGCAATGGGACGAGGAGGAGCTAGCAATTGCTTTGCTGGGGGTTGGTGGGGTCGGTACAATGGGTGTAGCAGCTGGACTGATCATTGAAACTGAGATATAG
- the LOC127799465 gene encoding mediator of RNA polymerase II transcription subunit 33A isoform X4, translated as MEVDSDENYDEKRIQYQERLQNINTLTAIELIGQFLQNKVTSRILYLARQNMSAQWVDFVQRMQLLIENSSALKNSKIITADALLQLTSDTRKILSRECKASFAQDFHEIMASGSLVSSSGLCHGVSRSALWLPLDLALEDAMDGSQVNATSAVEIITGLLKALKSFNGTTWHESFLGLWMAALRFVQRERDPIEGPVPRLDTRLCMLLTITTLVVADLIEEEESMQTDAIENIDNSQCEGRQVLGKRRVDLISSLQSLGNYKSLLTPPPAVISAANQAALKAMMFVSGINISSAYFDCISMKDMPMNCSGNMHHLIVESCIARNLLDTSAYFWPGYVNGLINQIPQTLPVQVSSWSSFMKGTPLTSTLINALVSVPASSLAELEKVFEIAVKGSDDDKIAAATILCGASLVRGWRIQDHAVHFITRLLSPPVPADYSGNESHLIGYAPMLNILLVGIAPVDCVQIFSLHGLVPQLAASLMAICEVFGSCVPNVSWTLPAGEEISAHAVFSNAFALLLKLWQFNHPPLEYAVGDVPPVGSLLTPEYLLLVRNSHLVSSGNIHSNQYRRRLSAVASSSSPKPIFVDSFPKLRVWYRQHQACIASPLSGLVHGTVHQIVDGLLSMMFRKINRASPSLNSITSGSSSSSGPGIEDASVRPKLPAWDVLEAVPFVVDAALTSCAHGRLSPRELCTGLKDLADFLPASLATIVSYFSAEVTRGVWKPVLMNGTDWPSPAANLSTVEEQIKKILAATGVDVPSLVAGRSCPATLPLPLAAFVSLTITYKLDKVSQRFLDLAGPALESLAAGCPWPCMPIVASLWTQKVKRWKDFLEFSASRTIFQHNNDSVVQLIKSCFAATLGLNVSPLSSNGGVGALLGHGFGSHFYGGISPVAPGILYLRVYRSIRDIMFLREEIISILMRSVRDIARSALPRERLEKAKKAKNSMGSGQLSLATAMTRVKLAASLGASLIWLSGGLALVQSLIKETLPSWFISVHRSEQEEGSGGAVAMLEGYALAYFAVLCGTFAWGVDSSSSSSKWRPIILGFHMEFLASALDGKISLGCSWATWRAYLSGFLSLMVACTPTWVLEVDVQVLKRLSNGLRQWDEEELAIALLGVGGVGTMGVAAGLIIETEI; from the exons ATGGAAGTAGACAGTGACGAGAATTATGATGAGAAGAGGATTCAATATCAAGAAAGATTGCAGAACATAAATACTTTGACAGCCATAGAGTTGATCGGGCAATTTCTGCAAAATAAAGTAACTTCCAGGATTCTTTACTTGGCACGCCAAAACAT GTCCGCACAATGGGTAGATTTTGTCCAGCGAATGCAGCTGCTTATAGAAAATTCATCAGCATTaaagaattcaaaaattataactGCAGATGCTCTTCTGCAGCTGACATCAGATACTCGCAAAATTCTGTCTCGGGAATGCAAAGCAAGTTTTGCCCAAGATTTCCACGAGATTATGGCATCTGGATCCCTAGTTTCTTCTTCTGGTCTTTGTCATGGAGTTAGTCGTTCTGCACTTTGGCTTCCTCTTGATCTGGCGCTAGAAGATGCAATGGATGGTTCACAGGTTAATGCGACAAGTGCAGTTGAAATAATAACTG GTCTGCTCAAGGCTCTTAAATCATTTAATGGAACCACTTGGCATGAAAGCTTTTTAGGTCTTTGGATGGCAGCTCTTCGTTTCGTTCAGAGG GAGAGAGATCCAATTGAGGGCCCTGTACCTCGGCTAGATACTCGCTTGTGCATGCTGTTGACAATCACAACTCTTGTGGTTGCTGATCTAATTGAGGAAGAGGAGAGTATGCAAACTGATGCCATCGAAAACATAGACAACAGTCAGTGTGAAGGAAGGCAGGTTCTTGGAAAGCGTCGTGTGGATTTGATATCCAGCTTACAGAGTCTGGGCAACTATAAGAGCTTGCTGACTCCACCTCCAGCAGTTATTTCTGCTGCCAACCAGGCTGCTCTGAAAGCAATGATGTTTGTTTCAGGAATCAATATTAGCAGTGCATATTTTGACTGCATTAGCATGAAAGACATGCCCATGAACTGTT CTGGGAACATGCATCATTTGATAGTAGAGAGTTGTATAGCCAGAAACCTGCTAGACACGTCAGCATATTTCTGGCCTGGCTATGTGAATGGGCTCATCAATCAAATCCCTCAGACTTTACCTGTTCAAGTGTCCAGTTGGTCATCCTTCATGAAGGGAACCCCACTTACTTCAACTCTGATAAATGCCTTAGTCTCAGTTCCTGCTTCAAG CTTAGCAGAGCTCGAAAAAGTATTTGAGATTGCGGTCAAAGGATCAGATGATGACAAGATTGCTGCTGCCACTATTCTCTGTGGGGCCTCTCTGGTACGGGGTTGGAGGATACAG GATCACGCTGTCCATTTTATAACTAGATTACTCTCTCCACCAGTTCCTGCTGATTATTCTGGGAATGAGAGCCATTTGATAGGCTATGCTCCAATGCTCAATATCCTCCTCGTTGGTATAGCACCGGTTGACTGTGTTCAGATATTCTCACTACATGGCTTG GTTCCACAACTTGCAGCTTCATTGATGGCAATCTGTGAGGTATTTGGCTCATGTGTGCCTAATGTCTCATGGACTCTTCCAGCAGGAGAAGAGATTTCTGCTCATGCTGTGTTTTCGAATGCATTTGCACTTCTTCTAAAGCTATGGCAGTTTAACCATCCGCCTCTTGAGTATGCAGTGGGTGATGTACCCCCAGTAGGTTCCTTACTAACTCCCGAATACCTTCTACTGGTAAGAAATTCCCACCTAGTTTCTTCTGGAAACATCCACAGCAATCAATATAGGAGGAGACTCTCAGCTGTTGCAAGTTCATCCTCTCCAAAGCCTATATTTGTGGACTCATTTCCAAAGCTAAGAGTATGGTATCGACAACATCAAGCTTGTATAGCTTCCCCGCTCTCTGGTCTTGTTCATGGAACTGTTCATCAGATTGTTGATGGGCTTCTTAGCATGATGTTCAGAAAGATTAACAGAGCCAGCCCGTCTCTGAATTCTATAACATCAGGAAGTAGTAGCTCATCTGGGCCTGGCATTGAAGATGCGTCTGTGAGGCCTAAATTACCAGCGTGGGATGTCCTTGAAGCTGTTCCTTTCGTGGTTGATGCTGCTCTAACATCATGCGCCCATGGAAGACTGTCTCCTCGTGAACTATGTACAG GGCTTAAAGATTTGGCTGATTTTCTCCCGGCATCTCTGGCAACCATCGTAAGTTATTTCTCTGCAGAAGTTACTCGAGGCGTCTGGAAACCAGTTCTTATGAATGGAACGGATTGGCCGAGCCCTGCTGCAAACCTGTCTACTGTTGAGGAACAGATCAAGAAAATCCTAGCTGCCACTGGCGTAGATGTTCCAAGCCTTGTTGCAG GAAGAAGCTGTCCAGCCACACTTCCACTGCCTTTGGCAGCCTTTGTAAGCCTTACTATAACCTATAAGCTTGACAAAGTGTCGCAGCGTTTTCTTGATCTGGCCGGCCCAGCCTTGGAGTCTCTTGCTGCAGGTTGTCCTTGGCCATGCATGCCAATCGTGGCTTCCTTGTGGACCCAAAAGGTGAAGCGCTGGAAGGATTTCCTTGAATTTTCTGCCTCTCGCACCATATTCCAGCACAACAACGATTCAGTGGTTCAGCTTATCAAGAGCTGCTTTGCTGCGACACTCGGCCTGAACGTGAGTCCTTTATCAAGCAATGGGGGTGTTGGGGCACTTCTTGGCCATGGATTTGGCTCCCATTTCTATGGCGGGATATCTCCTGTTGCGCCAGGGATATTGTATCTTCGAGTTTACAGATCCATCAGGGACATAATGTTCTTAAGGGAAGAGATCATTTCTATCTTGATGCGATCTGTGAGAGATATAGCACGCAGTGCACTGCCGAGGGAGAGATTGGAAAAGGCCAAGAAAGCTAAAAATTCAATGGGATCTGGACAACTTTCACTTGCTACAGCAATGACTCGGGTGAAGCTTGCTGCTTCACTCGGGGCATCTTTGATATGGTTATCCGGTGGCTTGGCACTTGTTCAGTCACTGATAAAAGAAACACTGCCTTCTTGGTTTATATCTGTTCACAGGTCTGAGCAGGAAGAAGGTTCAGGTGGGGCCGTCGCAATGCTCGAGGGCTATGCGCTAGCATACTTCGCTGTGCTCTGTGGAACTTTTGCCTGGGGTGTGGACTCATCCTCTTCATCATCCAAGTGGCGCCCAATAATCCTTGGGTTCCATATGGAATTTCTTGCTAGTGCACTTGACGGGAAGATTTCACTCGGCTGTAGCTGGGCCACTTGGCGCGCCTATCTGTCCGGTTTTCTAAGCCTAATGGTAGCTTGCACACCTACTTGGGTATTGGAAGTCGACGTCCAAGTGCTAAAGAGGCTGAGTAATGGGCTGAGGCAATGGGACGAGGAGGAGCTAGCAATTGCTTTGCTGGGGGTTGGTGGGGTCGGTACAATGGGTGTAGCAGCTGGACTGATCATTGAAACTGAGATATAG
- the LOC127799465 gene encoding mediator of RNA polymerase II transcription subunit 33A isoform X5 — translation MQLLIENSSALKNSKIITADALLQLTSDTRKILSRECKASFAQDFHEIMASGSLVSSSGLCHGVSRSALWLPLDLALEDAMDGSQVNATSAVEIITGLLKALKSFNGTTWHESFLGLWMAALRFVQRERDPIEGPVPRLDTRLCMLLTITTLVVADLIEEEESMQTDAIENIDNSQCEGRQVLGKRRVDLISSLQSLGNYKSLLTPPPAVISAANQAALKAMMFVSGINISSAYFDCISMKDMPMNCSGNMHHLIVESCIARNLLDTSAYFWPGYVNGLINQIPQTLPVQVSSWSSFMKGTPLTSTLINALVSVPASSLAELEKVFEIAVKGSDDDKIAAATILCGASLVRGWRIQDHAVHFITRLLSPPVPADYSGNESHLIGYAPMLNILLVGIAPVDCVQIFSLHGLVPQLAASLMAICEVFGSCVPNVSWTLPAGEEISAHAVFSNAFALLLKLWQFNHPPLEYAVGDVPPVGSLLTPEYLLLVRNSHLVSSGNIHSNQYRRRLSAVASSSSPKPIFVDSFPKLRVWYRQHQACIASPLSGLVHGTVHQIVDGLLSMMFRKINRASPSLNSITSGSSSSSGPGIEDASVRPKLPAWDVLEAVPFVVDAALTSCAHGRLSPRELCTGLKDLADFLPASLATIVSYFSAEVTRGVWKPVLMNGTDWPSPAANLSTVEEQIKKILAATGVDVPSLVAGRSCPATLPLPLAAFVSLTITYKLDKVSQRFLDLAGPALESLAAGCPWPCMPIVASLWTQKVKRWKDFLEFSASRTIFQHNNDSVVQLIKSCFAATLGLNVSPLSSNGGVGALLGHGFGSHFYGGISPVAPGILYLRVYRSIRDIMFLREEIISILMRSVRDIARSALPRERLEKAKKAKNSMGSGQLSLATAMTRVKLAASLGASLIWLSGGLALVQSLIKETLPSWFISVHRSEQEEGSGGAVAMLEGYALAYFAVLCGTFAWGVDSSSSSSKWRPIILGFHMEFLASALDGKISLGCSWATWRAYLSGFLSLMVACTPTWVLEVDVQVLKRLSNGLRQWDEEELAIALLGVGGVGTMGVAAGLIIETEI, via the exons ATGCAGCTGCTTATAGAAAATTCATCAGCATTaaagaattcaaaaattataactGCAGATGCTCTTCTGCAGCTGACATCAGATACTCGCAAAATTCTGTCTCGGGAATGCAAAGCAAGTTTTGCCCAAGATTTCCACGAGATTATGGCATCTGGATCCCTAGTTTCTTCTTCTGGTCTTTGTCATGGAGTTAGTCGTTCTGCACTTTGGCTTCCTCTTGATCTGGCGCTAGAAGATGCAATGGATGGTTCACAGGTTAATGCGACAAGTGCAGTTGAAATAATAACTG GTCTGCTCAAGGCTCTTAAATCATTTAATGGAACCACTTGGCATGAAAGCTTTTTAGGTCTTTGGATGGCAGCTCTTCGTTTCGTTCAGAGG GAGAGAGATCCAATTGAGGGCCCTGTACCTCGGCTAGATACTCGCTTGTGCATGCTGTTGACAATCACAACTCTTGTGGTTGCTGATCTAATTGAGGAAGAGGAGAGTATGCAAACTGATGCCATCGAAAACATAGACAACAGTCAGTGTGAAGGAAGGCAGGTTCTTGGAAAGCGTCGTGTGGATTTGATATCCAGCTTACAGAGTCTGGGCAACTATAAGAGCTTGCTGACTCCACCTCCAGCAGTTATTTCTGCTGCCAACCAGGCTGCTCTGAAAGCAATGATGTTTGTTTCAGGAATCAATATTAGCAGTGCATATTTTGACTGCATTAGCATGAAAGACATGCCCATGAACTGTT CTGGGAACATGCATCATTTGATAGTAGAGAGTTGTATAGCCAGAAACCTGCTAGACACGTCAGCATATTTCTGGCCTGGCTATGTGAATGGGCTCATCAATCAAATCCCTCAGACTTTACCTGTTCAAGTGTCCAGTTGGTCATCCTTCATGAAGGGAACCCCACTTACTTCAACTCTGATAAATGCCTTAGTCTCAGTTCCTGCTTCAAG CTTAGCAGAGCTCGAAAAAGTATTTGAGATTGCGGTCAAAGGATCAGATGATGACAAGATTGCTGCTGCCACTATTCTCTGTGGGGCCTCTCTGGTACGGGGTTGGAGGATACAG GATCACGCTGTCCATTTTATAACTAGATTACTCTCTCCACCAGTTCCTGCTGATTATTCTGGGAATGAGAGCCATTTGATAGGCTATGCTCCAATGCTCAATATCCTCCTCGTTGGTATAGCACCGGTTGACTGTGTTCAGATATTCTCACTACATGGCTTG GTTCCACAACTTGCAGCTTCATTGATGGCAATCTGTGAGGTATTTGGCTCATGTGTGCCTAATGTCTCATGGACTCTTCCAGCAGGAGAAGAGATTTCTGCTCATGCTGTGTTTTCGAATGCATTTGCACTTCTTCTAAAGCTATGGCAGTTTAACCATCCGCCTCTTGAGTATGCAGTGGGTGATGTACCCCCAGTAGGTTCCTTACTAACTCCCGAATACCTTCTACTGGTAAGAAATTCCCACCTAGTTTCTTCTGGAAACATCCACAGCAATCAATATAGGAGGAGACTCTCAGCTGTTGCAAGTTCATCCTCTCCAAAGCCTATATTTGTGGACTCATTTCCAAAGCTAAGAGTATGGTATCGACAACATCAAGCTTGTATAGCTTCCCCGCTCTCTGGTCTTGTTCATGGAACTGTTCATCAGATTGTTGATGGGCTTCTTAGCATGATGTTCAGAAAGATTAACAGAGCCAGCCCGTCTCTGAATTCTATAACATCAGGAAGTAGTAGCTCATCTGGGCCTGGCATTGAAGATGCGTCTGTGAGGCCTAAATTACCAGCGTGGGATGTCCTTGAAGCTGTTCCTTTCGTGGTTGATGCTGCTCTAACATCATGCGCCCATGGAAGACTGTCTCCTCGTGAACTATGTACAG GGCTTAAAGATTTGGCTGATTTTCTCCCGGCATCTCTGGCAACCATCGTAAGTTATTTCTCTGCAGAAGTTACTCGAGGCGTCTGGAAACCAGTTCTTATGAATGGAACGGATTGGCCGAGCCCTGCTGCAAACCTGTCTACTGTTGAGGAACAGATCAAGAAAATCCTAGCTGCCACTGGCGTAGATGTTCCAAGCCTTGTTGCAG GAAGAAGCTGTCCAGCCACACTTCCACTGCCTTTGGCAGCCTTTGTAAGCCTTACTATAACCTATAAGCTTGACAAAGTGTCGCAGCGTTTTCTTGATCTGGCCGGCCCAGCCTTGGAGTCTCTTGCTGCAGGTTGTCCTTGGCCATGCATGCCAATCGTGGCTTCCTTGTGGACCCAAAAGGTGAAGCGCTGGAAGGATTTCCTTGAATTTTCTGCCTCTCGCACCATATTCCAGCACAACAACGATTCAGTGGTTCAGCTTATCAAGAGCTGCTTTGCTGCGACACTCGGCCTGAACGTGAGTCCTTTATCAAGCAATGGGGGTGTTGGGGCACTTCTTGGCCATGGATTTGGCTCCCATTTCTATGGCGGGATATCTCCTGTTGCGCCAGGGATATTGTATCTTCGAGTTTACAGATCCATCAGGGACATAATGTTCTTAAGGGAAGAGATCATTTCTATCTTGATGCGATCTGTGAGAGATATAGCACGCAGTGCACTGCCGAGGGAGAGATTGGAAAAGGCCAAGAAAGCTAAAAATTCAATGGGATCTGGACAACTTTCACTTGCTACAGCAATGACTCGGGTGAAGCTTGCTGCTTCACTCGGGGCATCTTTGATATGGTTATCCGGTGGCTTGGCACTTGTTCAGTCACTGATAAAAGAAACACTGCCTTCTTGGTTTATATCTGTTCACAGGTCTGAGCAGGAAGAAGGTTCAGGTGGGGCCGTCGCAATGCTCGAGGGCTATGCGCTAGCATACTTCGCTGTGCTCTGTGGAACTTTTGCCTGGGGTGTGGACTCATCCTCTTCATCATCCAAGTGGCGCCCAATAATCCTTGGGTTCCATATGGAATTTCTTGCTAGTGCACTTGACGGGAAGATTTCACTCGGCTGTAGCTGGGCCACTTGGCGCGCCTATCTGTCCGGTTTTCTAAGCCTAATGGTAGCTTGCACACCTACTTGGGTATTGGAAGTCGACGTCCAAGTGCTAAAGAGGCTGAGTAATGGGCTGAGGCAATGGGACGAGGAGGAGCTAGCAATTGCTTTGCTGGGGGTTGGTGGGGTCGGTACAATGGGTGTAGCAGCTGGACTGATCATTGAAACTGAGATATAG